The following nucleotide sequence is from Trifolium pratense cultivar HEN17-A07 linkage group LG2, ARS_RC_1.1, whole genome shotgun sequence.
CGTCTCAAATCTAACTCACCTAAAACCTCCAAGAAAAATGGAATACAAATTTTCCACACCACCAAAGTCACTTCCACGTACACACACATCCGGAAAACACAGTTTTGTTACCTTATGAATGAAcattttcatgaatttttttttcccatttaaaataatttctaaaatcATCTATTTTGATATGTTTAGTAAAAATCATacagtttaatttttttttcaaactacaATTAATGTTAATTGCTACTAATAAAATATGCTCTCATCTAACATGGACACTATATGACATTGACACATCAATATcaatattgataataatttgaaagaaaaaaaatggcaaCTGTAACCACATCTAATTATATATGCAGAGCCTGTACAAAATTTCAGCTATTCAAAATTACATTGAGCACCGACCTATAAACATCAAATCAAAAAGTGGGTAATATGTAAATCATTAAATCACGTATTGCCTTTTGCAACAAACCCACAAATTAAGTCACCATTCGATGACAACAGACCTCAGTCAAGAATCACCACTCGTCCCATTTATTTAAGAAGTCATCAAACATAGCTGCAGAAACTGATTCGCGTAATGAGAATGCAATTTGTTCTTGTATCGAAGAAAGAAACTGAATGTCAGGAAGTTCATCAAGATTTGACAGTTCATCATTCACGAGTGTCCCCCCTAAACTACTGAATAACCAGTCGTTTCTTTCTTCGCGTCGGATGAAATTATGCAAAACACATGCAGCTATGACTATATCCCGTTGATTTTGAAAAGAATACTGAGGAGCAAGTTTAAGGATTGGGAATCTAGTTTTCAACACATTAAATGATCTCAAAATAGTATTCCTCAGAAAGCAATGCCTGTGATTGAACAACTCCTTTGCATTCCTTGGTAATTGATTAGCACCTCTAAACTCATACGGCTGGTACCGGACCCCGTGAAAAGGAGCAATAAATCCTTCTGTATTCAAGTATCCTTGGTCAACAAGGTAATACTTTCCTATAAAATAAATCCAAGGAAAAAGATTAATGAAGTTATTACTAATGTAATGCAGTATTGTCAATCATGCGCCACaaaaaatagtgatttgttcaaattccgctttTCTACAGTGCTACCATAGCATTGTATTTGGCAGCACTTTGTAGTAAATTGTGTATCACGGAACAATAATGGTCAGTTAAAATTCCTATATACTATAGCCGTAATGTTACAAAACTGATGTAATGTGTAAGAATTAAAAATGACAGATAATGAATCCAAGACCACAGACATAATGCTAATGTACCTTGAGGAATTTGTGGGAAATTCTGATCTGGGTCATCAAGGACTGCCCTTAACACCCGCGAGTCCGAAACAGAACCTTCCCAGCCAGGATATATGAATATAAACTGCAAGTCAAATGTGCAAGCTGCCAGCACATTTTGAGATAAGATACCTTTCTTATTGCGAAATCGAGATTGATCTTTGGCTGGAACATGTGCAGGAATATGCATACCATCAATTACTCCAATACAATCCTGAAATCACAGAAGGGGGAGGGGGAGGTCAATGAAGTAGCACAAGTAGCGATAAATAGGAAAACAAACTTAATAGATCATAATGAGGAAGAATGTGCTCAAAGATTATTCGGACCTTGAAATATGGGTAAAATCTAGAACTGTTGAGAATTTTTGGAGATGTTGTATGCTCAGGAAGTTGCAAAAACTCACGCGATAAAGATTTGATAGCTTTCAATACATTATTAAAATGTCGGCTAATGGTTTCACCAGAGTGCTGAAACCGCTCTTGAATCACTCTGTTACGTTCATTATGGCCAATGACGTTTAAAAATATTGCTAGCTGCTCCTCTATCATTACACCAGGAGCATCACGTAACATAGCTCTTTGGCGGAGAATGCCACACAACTTCTGAAATACGTGTCTGTCCATCCGCAACATTTCACGACAAAAGTCATCATGCCCATTCAGCACTTCTGTCATAAATTCGCATCTCCTGTCCGATAAACAGCGGGAAGGCTGTTTGGTTAGAGAGCTATAGTAATAGTATCCAGCAGCAGCCGCAACAAGTTCCATCTCATCCAATTCCAAGTCAATGTCGTCCATGTTGATTGGTGTATCTGTAAAGATAAACTTCAAAACTACGAAATGTACAAGATACAATGCCTTTATGATATTCAAATTCCAGTCATGCATAAAACAAGTCAAGAAGAGTTTGAAAACAAAGAGCTGTGTTTgcattaaaaattcaaaacgaAAAACTCAGTAACATAGGCTTTGATCACGAAATCAAAATTAGTTACAGTAACTAACATCATTCCTTTGTAGTCTAGTTAACTATACAAAAGTGCGGGACAATTTCgtaaccaaaaacaaaaaaaaggacAATGTTCTCCGTTATTAAATTAAACCGGAGGAGACACCAAATTTGCCCTGCAACCATGGCAATCTTTTTTCGCCCTTGAGAGAGATGAAAATCTCACGGGCATTAGGGTGATTCTCAAACAAATCCAAAGCAAAAAAGTAAATCCTTTCATCAACACCTTGCATCTCATCCAATCCATTGATGCAC
It contains:
- the LOC123910230 gene encoding uncharacterized protein LOC123910230, with the protein product MAYVDEDGSSGTGDDVNMLEGHKRQAGVPASGGRKRGRKATGDAIVDAMMQIAAASKMRASAIMKNKDKFSISKCINGLDEMQDTPINMDDIDLELDEMELVAAAAGYYYYSSLTKQPSRCLSDRRCEFMTEVLNGHDDFCREMLRMDRHVFQKLCGILRQRAMLRDAPGVMIEEQLAIFLNVIGHNERNRVIQERFQHSGETISRHFNNVLKAIKSLSREFLQLPEHTTSPKILNSSRFYPYFKDCIGVIDGMHIPAHVPAKDQSRFRNKKGILSQNVLAACTFDLQFIFIYPGWEGSVSDSRVLRAVLDDPDQNFPQIPQGKYYLVDQGYLNTEGFIAPFHGVRYQPYEFRGANQLPRNAKELFNHRHCFLRNTILRSFNVLKTRFPILKLAPQYSFQNQRDIVIAACVLHNFIRREERNDWLFSSLGGTLVNDELSNLDELPDIQFLSSIQEQIAFSLRESVSAAMFDDFLNKWDEW